A genomic window from Alkalihalobacillus sp. AL-G includes:
- the pseH gene encoding UDP-4-amino-4,6-dideoxy-N-acetyl-beta-L-altrosamine N-acetyltransferase, with protein MTFSDRIKLVDMDASHLDLVLAWRNQKHIRSVMYSEHVISMEHHKNWFQKIHNDKSCIVKVFYMDGVPMGVVNFTKIDHENSKCEWGFYIGNPKAPKGAGTIMGYLALNFIFEELKIRKLSAEIIGINEQSVHYHTKLGFVTEGTLKDHIYKDDSLTDIVLMALFDSEWSRQKVGIHKRIEGMIS; from the coding sequence ATGACCTTTTCAGATAGGATAAAGCTTGTGGACATGGATGCCTCACATCTAGATTTGGTTTTAGCTTGGAGAAATCAAAAACATATCCGATCAGTCATGTATTCGGAACATGTCATTTCAATGGAACATCATAAAAATTGGTTCCAGAAGATTCACAACGATAAGAGCTGTATCGTGAAAGTCTTTTATATGGATGGCGTTCCAATGGGAGTGGTCAATTTTACTAAGATTGATCATGAAAATAGCAAATGTGAATGGGGATTTTATATAGGTAATCCAAAGGCTCCAAAAGGCGCTGGCACGATCATGGGCTATCTAGCATTGAATTTTATCTTTGAAGAGTTGAAGATTCGAAAATTGTCCGCTGAAATCATCGGCATTAATGAACAAAGTGTCCATTATCATACCAAGCTAGGCTTTGTAACGGAAGGGACCCTTAAAGATCATATATACAAAGATGATAGCTTAACTGATATCGTGCTGATGGCACTCTTTGACAGTGAGTGGAGTAGGCAAAAAGTCGGTATACATAAACGGATTGAAGGAATGATATCATGA
- a CDS encoding RDD family protein: MENSVQQEKLWYYEKDGYAQGPISIDQLEEKFKNGVLQRRTLLRSDKRARWVPANRIEELAQLVIDPDYAFRKDAPIEENIKQNKVAYPYGRPWVRYLAKTFDMSICVFIVGLFLGIFTPAFLESASTFLLAFITIFLTLVIDTIFLSTWGTTPGRWLLKTYVLDNEGNKLTLPIAYKRSLSIWIRGFGLGIVVISFFTQIISYTNLTSTRTTPWDSNNDLVVLHDKIGVVRGVIAMILLLLILYIRFL; encoded by the coding sequence ATGGAAAACAGCGTACAGCAAGAAAAGCTATGGTACTATGAAAAGGACGGCTATGCTCAAGGTCCAATCAGCATAGACCAATTAGAGGAAAAGTTTAAAAATGGTGTGTTACAAAGGCGAACTTTATTGCGATCGGATAAGAGAGCAAGATGGGTGCCTGCCAATCGAATTGAAGAGCTGGCTCAACTCGTTATTGACCCGGATTATGCTTTTCGAAAGGACGCACCAATCGAAGAAAACATCAAACAAAACAAAGTTGCATATCCGTATGGGAGACCATGGGTGCGTTATCTTGCCAAAACGTTCGACATGAGTATTTGTGTATTTATAGTCGGTTTATTTCTCGGTATATTTACACCTGCATTCCTAGAATCAGCTTCAACATTTCTATTAGCTTTCATCACTATTTTTTTAACATTAGTCATTGATACGATATTCTTGTCGACATGGGGGACAACACCAGGCAGATGGCTGCTTAAGACATATGTACTAGATAACGAAGGAAATAAGCTGACACTACCGATCGCTTATAAAAGAAGTCTTTCTATATGGATTCGTGGATTTGGACTCGGTATCGTCGTTATATCTTTTTTCACTCAGATTATTTCTTACACCAATCTAACGTCCACCCGTACGACACCGTGGGATTCCAACAATGATCTAGTCGTTTTACATGATAAAATCGGTGTTGTGCGTGGAGTGATTGCGATGATCCTGCTGCTGTTAATCCTTTACATAAGATTTCTTTAA
- a CDS encoding YkvA family protein codes for MSFNQIQAVLKTVKKWARKLKSELLVLYYSYKDKRVPWNAKLIAILVVGYAFSPIDLIPDFIPILGYLDDIILLPLGIALAIKLIPDHVFQEYQVKVNEKEGKEKPRNWIAGLIVLVIWLLVISGLAYYLYKTFN; via the coding sequence ATGTCGTTCAACCAAATTCAGGCGGTACTGAAAACCGTGAAAAAGTGGGCACGAAAATTAAAGTCCGAATTGTTGGTGCTCTACTATTCGTATAAAGACAAACGGGTTCCGTGGAATGCAAAGCTGATCGCAATTCTAGTTGTCGGGTATGCGTTCAGTCCAATCGATTTAATCCCGGACTTCATTCCGATCCTAGGTTATCTAGATGATATCATCCTACTGCCGCTTGGAATTGCACTCGCTATCAAACTAATTCCAGATCATGTTTTTCAAGAATATCAAGTAAAGGTAAACGAGAAAGAGGGCAAGGAGAAACCCAGGAACTGGATCGCTGGTTTAATCGTATTGGTGATCTGGCTGTTGGTTATTAGTGGTCTCGCTTACTATCTCTATAAAACGTTTAATTAA
- a CDS encoding proline/glycine betaine ABC transporter permease — MNTFPDIKLNVGDYVEAFVKYLVDNFSVVFDAIRDFFSMILINMQDFLIWFPWWAFIIVIFLLGWRFKSLPAGILFAALMFLVGTFGMWEEMMITIAIVLTAVIISLIIGIPLGVLMAFSKWFSAMTRPVLDAMQTMPSFVYLIPAIFFFGLGNVPGIFATLIYALPPVIRLTELALRNVDSEVIESAESFGSSRWQMLTKVQLPQALPTIMAGVNQTTMMALAMVVIASMVGAQGLGEQVLIAINRIDISLGFEAGISIVFLAIIIDRVSGGVAERFQKHRGTE; from the coding sequence ATGAATACATTTCCAGATATAAAACTCAACGTCGGGGATTATGTCGAAGCCTTTGTAAAGTATCTTGTCGATAATTTCAGTGTTGTCTTCGATGCGATCAGAGACTTTTTTTCGATGATTTTGATCAACATGCAAGATTTTTTAATTTGGTTTCCATGGTGGGCATTTATAATTGTTATATTTCTCCTTGGTTGGCGGTTTAAGTCCTTACCAGCAGGTATCTTATTTGCTGCTTTGATGTTCCTGGTCGGTACGTTCGGTATGTGGGAGGAAATGATGATCACGATCGCAATCGTATTGACTGCCGTCATTATCTCCTTGATCATCGGAATCCCTCTCGGTGTATTGATGGCGTTCAGTAAATGGTTTTCAGCCATGACACGGCCTGTATTGGATGCGATGCAGACGATGCCAAGCTTCGTCTATCTCATTCCGGCGATTTTCTTTTTTGGCTTAGGGAATGTTCCAGGTATCTTCGCAACATTGATTTATGCACTTCCTCCGGTCATCCGATTGACGGAACTGGCACTTCGTAATGTGGATTCAGAGGTGATTGAATCAGCAGAGTCCTTCGGTTCATCAAGGTGGCAAATGCTAACGAAGGTCCAACTTCCTCAGGCACTGCCGACGATTATGGCCGGAGTAAACCAAACGACGATGATGGCTCTAGCGATGGTTGTCATTGCTTCGATGGTCGGAGCACAGGGACTAGGTGAGCAAGTGCTCATTGCTATCAACCGGATTGATATCTCACTCGGTTTTGAAGCAGGGATCAGTATTGTCTTCTTAGCGATCATCATCGACCGGGTTTCGGGTGGAGTCGCTGAACGTTTCCAAAAGCATAGGGGGACTGAATGA
- a CDS encoding glycine betaine/L-proline ABC transporter ATP-binding protein gives MTEKIKIEHVSKIFGSKPKSIMPLVKKGKSKEDILAETGHTVGVYDATMNIDEGEIFVIMGLSGSGKSTLIRCLNLLNKPTDGAIHVDGENIVKYNSSKLKKFRQDKIAMVFQHFGLFSHRTVLGNIEYGLEIRGISKKERRDKAQNNLEIVGLKGYEDKYPDELSGGMQQRVGLARALANDPDILLMDEPFSALDPLIRREMQLELLDIQERLKKTIVFITHDVNEAFKIGDRVAVMKDGRVVQIGTPEEIIEQPANDYISDFIKDIDRSKVLQAEHVMIKPNALVSMKDGLNVAVKEMKDNGISSVFVVDRGRHLKGIVTIDDAITGIKGKKSLEETLRTDVTVVKRDEYVNNLIPKALESNFPLAVVDDTNKVEGFILRVHVLSGLVAEDIETAE, from the coding sequence ATGACAGAAAAAATCAAAATAGAGCATGTATCTAAAATATTCGGTTCAAAACCTAAATCCATCATGCCCCTAGTTAAAAAGGGGAAGTCGAAAGAGGATATTTTAGCAGAAACCGGCCATACAGTCGGCGTATACGATGCGACGATGAACATTGACGAGGGCGAAATCTTTGTGATCATGGGACTATCCGGAAGTGGAAAATCCACCTTGATCCGCTGCTTGAACCTTTTGAATAAACCGACAGATGGTGCCATTCATGTCGATGGTGAAAATATTGTAAAATACAACTCCTCGAAACTGAAAAAATTCAGACAGGATAAAATAGCGATGGTATTTCAGCATTTTGGTTTGTTCAGCCATAGAACCGTTTTAGGGAATATTGAATATGGCCTTGAAATTCGAGGAATCTCTAAGAAGGAACGTCGAGACAAAGCACAAAACAACTTAGAAATCGTCGGTTTGAAAGGATATGAAGATAAGTATCCTGATGAGCTATCAGGTGGGATGCAGCAACGAGTCGGTTTGGCGCGGGCGCTTGCCAATGATCCTGACATTTTATTGATGGATGAACCTTTCAGTGCGCTTGATCCATTGATTCGTCGCGAAATGCAGCTCGAACTGTTAGATATTCAAGAAAGGCTGAAGAAAACGATAGTATTTATAACACATGATGTCAATGAGGCGTTCAAAATCGGAGATCGTGTGGCAGTCATGAAAGATGGAAGGGTTGTACAGATCGGTACTCCTGAAGAAATCATCGAACAGCCAGCAAACGATTATATCTCTGACTTCATCAAGGATATCGATCGGTCAAAAGTTCTTCAAGCCGAACATGTAATGATCAAGCCAAATGCCTTAGTATCAATGAAGGATGGCTTGAATGTAGCGGTCAAAGAAATGAAGGATAACGGGATATCAAGTGTTTTCGTCGTTGACCGCGGAAGACACCTGAAAGGGATTGTAACCATTGATGATGCAATTACAGGAATCAAAGGGAAGAAATCATTAGAAGAAACGTTAAGAACGGATGTTACCGTTGTTAAACGTGATGAATACGTCAACAACCTTATTCCAAAAGCATTAGAATCAAATTTCCCTCTTGCAGTCGTTGATGACACGAATAAAGTTGAAGGATTCATTCTACGCGTCCATGTCCTTTCAGGGTTAGTGGCAGAAGACATCGAAACGGCTGAATAG
- the pseC gene encoding UDP-4-amino-4,6-dideoxy-N-acetyl-beta-L-altrosamine transaminase, translating to MQTEEYKSSKPVRDTYLPYGRQWISEEDIEAVVKVLKGDFLTTGPAVKAFEEKVAEYVGAEYAVSFSNGTAALHGACFAAGITTGDEVITTPMTFAASANCVLYQGGKPIFADIDENTYNIDPEKIEELITPNTKAIIPVDFTGQPADLEAILSIAEKHNLIVIEDAAHAIGAEYNGEKIGSISDMTMFSFHPVKHVTTGEGGIITTNNKSYFQKLISFRSHGITRNNAELIENHGPWYYEMQSLGFNYRLTDIQAVLGISQLDQLDYFINIRRKFVSRYNEAFTKISEVNVPKQNPEGHSSWHLYILHLDLNQLSGTRKQIFEALHKENIGVNVHYIPVHLHPFYQGLGYEKGICPKSEQLYEEIITLPLFPAMTDNDVEDVINAVKKVVDHFSKN from the coding sequence GTGCAAACCGAAGAATATAAGTCCTCGAAGCCTGTTAGAGATACTTACTTACCCTATGGACGTCAATGGATATCAGAAGAGGATATTGAAGCAGTTGTCAAAGTCTTAAAAGGGGATTTTTTAACGACTGGACCAGCAGTAAAAGCTTTTGAGGAAAAGGTCGCTGAATACGTAGGTGCTGAATATGCTGTCAGCTTTTCGAATGGGACAGCTGCTTTACATGGAGCTTGTTTTGCTGCTGGGATTACAACTGGCGATGAGGTCATCACTACCCCGATGACGTTTGCAGCAAGCGCGAACTGTGTCCTCTACCAAGGTGGTAAACCAATATTTGCAGATATTGATGAGAATACATATAACATTGATCCCGAAAAAATCGAAGAACTGATTACACCAAACACAAAAGCGATCATCCCAGTAGATTTCACCGGCCAACCCGCTGACTTGGAAGCGATTCTTAGCATTGCTGAAAAACACAACTTGATCGTCATTGAGGATGCAGCCCATGCGATCGGTGCAGAATACAACGGTGAAAAAATCGGTTCAATCAGTGATATGACCATGTTCAGCTTTCATCCTGTAAAACATGTAACGACAGGTGAGGGCGGCATTATAACTACAAATAACAAATCTTATTTTCAAAAGTTAATCTCTTTTCGTTCCCATGGAATCACGAGAAACAATGCTGAGTTAATAGAAAATCATGGACCGTGGTATTATGAAATGCAATCTCTCGGATTTAATTATCGGCTAACGGATATTCAAGCCGTACTCGGAATAAGCCAACTGGATCAACTCGATTATTTTATAAATATAAGAAGAAAATTTGTATCGAGATATAATGAAGCGTTTACTAAGATTTCTGAAGTTAACGTACCTAAACAAAACCCAGAAGGTCATTCGAGCTGGCACTTATACATACTTCACCTTGACCTCAATCAGTTAAGCGGTACTAGAAAACAAATATTTGAAGCATTGCATAAAGAAAATATCGGAGTAAACGTCCATTACATTCCAGTTCATCTACACCCTTTTTATCAAGGGTTAGGGTATGAAAAAGGAATTTGTCCTAAGTCCGAACAATTGTACGAAGAAATAATCACATTACCTCTGTTTCCGGCAATGACTGATAATGATGTAGAAGATGTAATTAATGCAGTCAAGAAAGTAGTGGATCACTTCTCTAAAAACTGA
- a CDS encoding ABC transporter substrate-binding protein, translating into MKKLMMILSICLLSFLTACGGNDDAENGEKSIEKIIFADAGWDSIRFHNSIAQTIIENGYGYDTEVTSGSTAATVQGLRQGDINVYMELWTDNIKKVYNEAIDAGDIVKTSVNFDDNVQGLWVPTYVIEGDPERGIEPVAPDLKTVEDLKKYPEVFEDPDDPGKGRIVGAPSGWAVSKQLNTKMETYGLKETFNYFGPGSDAAIVSSLAAAYESGEPWVGYYWSPTWVTGLYDLTLLKEPEYNEETWEKNKGTEFPPNKVVVAVHKDMPEQAPEVVDFLKNYETSSKLTEEALNYMKKNDVKADEAAKWWMKKHEDIWTKWVPDDVAQKVKDAL; encoded by the coding sequence ATGAAAAAGTTGATGATGATACTTTCAATCTGCTTGCTAAGCTTCTTAACAGCTTGCGGTGGTAACGATGATGCAGAAAACGGTGAGAAGTCGATCGAGAAAATCATTTTTGCTGATGCAGGCTGGGATAGTATTCGATTCCATAACAGTATCGCCCAAACAATCATTGAAAATGGTTATGGCTATGATACTGAAGTGACGAGTGGATCCACAGCTGCAACGGTACAAGGGTTGAGACAAGGAGATATTAACGTCTATATGGAATTATGGACAGATAATATCAAAAAAGTATACAACGAAGCCATCGATGCTGGAGATATAGTAAAAACATCTGTAAACTTCGACGATAATGTTCAAGGGCTTTGGGTACCTACCTATGTTATTGAAGGTGATCCTGAACGTGGTATTGAGCCAGTAGCTCCAGACTTGAAAACGGTTGAGGATTTAAAGAAATATCCAGAAGTTTTTGAAGATCCGGATGATCCAGGTAAAGGAAGAATCGTCGGGGCACCATCCGGCTGGGCTGTAAGTAAGCAGTTGAATACGAAAATGGAAACGTATGGTTTAAAGGAGACGTTCAATTATTTCGGACCCGGCTCGGATGCAGCGATCGTCTCATCTCTTGCGGCCGCGTATGAAAGCGGAGAGCCTTGGGTCGGCTATTATTGGTCTCCGACATGGGTTACTGGACTGTATGACCTGACTTTATTAAAGGAGCCAGAATACAATGAGGAAACATGGGAAAAAAATAAAGGAACAGAATTCCCGCCGAATAAGGTAGTGGTTGCTGTGCATAAAGATATGCCTGAACAGGCACCTGAGGTGGTCGACTTCCTCAAGAATTATGAAACAAGCAGTAAATTGACAGAGGAAGCATTGAATTATATGAAGAAAAATGATGTAAAAGCTGATGAAGCTGCGAAATGGTGGATGAAAAAACATGAAGATATATGGACAAAATGGGTTCCGGACGATGTTGCCCAAAAAGTGAAGGATGCACTATAA
- the pseG gene encoding UDP-2,4-diacetamido-2,4,6-trideoxy-beta-L-altropyranose hydrolase, translating to MMEVLIRTDASVEIGTGHVMRCLTLAKQLVEHGVEVTFLCRDLEGELSDFIHRNGFDVYLLPKPNIPFSRGIIDWYEQNWMKDKEETVSIIKKNSLKADLLIVDHYGLDYRWETSLRTCFNSIMAIDDLADRNHNCDLLLDQNFYKNYTNRYDNLVPNHCKLLLGPKNVLLREEFLSDSIKIKKRTGSIKKILVFFGGSDPTNETLKTLKALVRFSNLLVDVVVGASNKNKLHIKKFCEKYTNFTYSCQVPNMAERINEADLAIGAGGTTTWERCCLGLPTVSIIVAENQSETTRAVSGIGAIVNLGTSGNVSSDFIYNEVDYLLHSPERVNKLSENSLKLIDREYVKTYPVAKAILEACDDLFR from the coding sequence ATGATGGAAGTATTAATCCGTACGGATGCTTCAGTTGAAATTGGAACTGGACATGTCATGAGATGTTTAACGCTTGCTAAACAATTAGTTGAACATGGAGTTGAAGTCACATTCTTGTGCAGGGATTTAGAGGGTGAATTATCCGATTTCATCCATAGGAACGGTTTTGACGTTTATTTATTACCGAAGCCCAATATACCTTTTAGTCGAGGAATCATAGATTGGTATGAGCAAAACTGGATGAAAGATAAGGAAGAAACGGTATCAATCATAAAGAAGAATTCTCTAAAAGCTGATTTATTAATAGTCGATCACTACGGATTAGATTATCGATGGGAAACAAGCCTGAGAACGTGTTTCAATAGCATTATGGCTATCGATGATTTAGCAGATAGAAATCATAATTGCGATCTTTTACTCGATCAAAATTTCTATAAAAATTATACAAATCGGTATGATAACCTAGTACCCAATCATTGTAAACTTTTATTAGGCCCAAAGAATGTTTTGCTAAGGGAAGAATTTTTAAGCGACTCAATAAAAATCAAGAAAAGAACAGGAAGTATAAAGAAGATTCTAGTTTTCTTTGGTGGGTCAGATCCTACGAATGAAACATTGAAAACCTTAAAAGCACTCGTTCGGTTTAGTAATCTCCTAGTAGATGTAGTAGTGGGGGCATCAAACAAGAACAAGTTGCACATAAAAAAGTTTTGTGAAAAATATACGAACTTTACTTACTCCTGCCAAGTTCCAAATATGGCTGAACGAATAAATGAGGCTGACTTGGCGATAGGTGCAGGGGGAACGACGACCTGGGAAAGATGCTGTTTAGGTTTACCTACTGTTTCCATTATCGTTGCAGAAAATCAATCGGAAACGACTCGAGCAGTCAGTGGGATTGGAGCAATCGTGAATCTTGGCACGAGCGGAAATGTTTCAAGTGATTTTATTTATAACGAAGTGGATTATTTGTTGCATTCCCCTGAACGGGTCAATAAGCTCTCTGAAAACTCGTTAAAACTTATAGACCGTGAATACGTTAAAACTTACCCAGTAGCAAAAGCGATATTGGAGGCGTGTGATGACCTTTTCAGATAG
- a CDS encoding DMT family transporter, protein MNRYVYGLLVILTTALMGSSFAVGKMGLAYASPLLLAAVRFISAGLIMALIVRILKRTIPRTRGVWFKIMMIGFFQTAGVMGCIFLSLRTITAGESSILTFINPLLVVVFGTIFIRIKYNLYQWTGVFLGFIGVFITMGGQLGFKIGTLLGFLSAVSFAISTLLVKSWGRMVDTWVLSAYQMLFGGLFLLISSFLLEKPFFIVSSDSLVILSWLSIMSSIVQFAVWYYLLQKGDPGKTSSFLFLAPFFGVLSGWLLLEEQLKTYIIIGGLFILIGIFLVNGTTQYNRFKRKRGKNTVVQQYTRL, encoded by the coding sequence ATGAACAGATATGTGTATGGATTGTTGGTTATATTAACAACCGCTTTAATGGGCTCTTCTTTCGCAGTAGGCAAAATGGGGTTAGCATATGCTTCTCCGCTTCTATTAGCAGCAGTGCGCTTTATTTCAGCCGGTTTGATAATGGCACTTATCGTTAGAATCCTGAAAAGGACGATTCCTCGAACAAGAGGGGTTTGGTTTAAGATAATGATGATCGGCTTTTTCCAAACAGCCGGTGTCATGGGATGTATCTTCTTAAGTTTAAGAACCATTACAGCTGGTGAATCTTCCATCCTCACTTTTATCAATCCATTGTTAGTGGTAGTGTTTGGAACAATTTTTATAAGAATAAAATACAATCTATATCAATGGACAGGTGTTTTTTTAGGTTTCATTGGTGTTTTTATAACGATGGGGGGGCAACTGGGTTTTAAAATCGGCACCCTGTTAGGATTTCTTTCCGCTGTTTCTTTTGCGATTTCCACATTATTAGTAAAATCATGGGGACGAATGGTTGATACATGGGTGCTTTCAGCTTATCAAATGCTGTTCGGGGGGCTTTTCCTACTGATATCCAGCTTCTTACTTGAAAAACCGTTTTTCATTGTATCCTCGGATTCTTTAGTTATTTTATCATGGCTAAGCATCATGTCATCTATTGTCCAATTCGCTGTATGGTACTACCTATTACAAAAAGGCGACCCTGGGAAAACAAGCTCATTTTTATTTTTGGCGCCGTTTTTTGGTGTCTTATCAGGCTGGTTATTACTTGAAGAACAGTTGAAGACATATATCATAATAGGCGGGCTTTTTATTTTAATAGGCATATTCTTAGTTAATGGAACTACACAATATAACCGTTTTAAAAGGAAACGCGGAAAAAATACAGTGGTACAACAGTACACCAGGCTATAA
- the pseB gene encoding UDP-N-acetylglucosamine 4,6-dehydratase (inverting), producing the protein MNLSQKTILVTGGTGSFGKQFIKKVLQEDVKKVIVFSRDELKQYEMAKEFTDSRMRFFIGDVRDKDRLYRAFDGVDIVIHAAALKHVGACEYNPFEAVKTNINGAQNIIEAAIDRGVRRVIALSTDKACSPINLYGATKLASDKLFVAANSYAGDKDTRFAVVRYGNVVGSRGSVVPFFQNIKHTGTLPVTDTRMTRFWITLDQGVQFVVDNLQRMKGGEIFVPKIPSMNVLDLAEAIAPECDIEVVGIRPGEKLHEAMITEDDARRTLEYDSYYVIQPEFPWWKKEFSNGGTPLSDDFRYSSETNTEWLSVEDLRNLIQQKELVTTS; encoded by the coding sequence ATGAATTTATCACAAAAAACGATTTTAGTTACAGGTGGAACCGGTTCGTTTGGAAAACAATTCATTAAAAAGGTTCTACAAGAAGATGTAAAAAAAGTCATCGTCTTCAGTAGAGATGAATTGAAGCAATATGAGATGGCAAAAGAATTCACCGACTCTCGAATGCGCTTTTTTATTGGAGACGTCAGAGATAAAGATCGCTTGTACAGAGCATTTGATGGGGTAGATATTGTTATTCATGCTGCTGCTTTGAAGCATGTGGGAGCTTGTGAATACAACCCTTTTGAAGCTGTTAAAACGAATATAAATGGTGCTCAAAATATTATAGAAGCTGCAATTGATAGAGGGGTGCGGCGTGTTATCGCTTTGAGCACCGATAAAGCATGTAGTCCGATCAATTTATATGGCGCGACGAAGCTTGCATCAGATAAACTATTTGTAGCAGCAAATTCTTATGCTGGAGATAAAGACACACGTTTTGCAGTGGTCCGGTACGGAAATGTCGTTGGAAGCCGTGGAAGTGTCGTTCCTTTCTTTCAAAATATCAAACATACCGGAACTCTTCCAGTTACAGATACAAGAATGACGAGATTTTGGATCACCCTTGACCAAGGTGTTCAGTTCGTTGTTGATAATTTACAACGGATGAAAGGTGGCGAAATATTCGTCCCGAAGATCCCGAGCATGAACGTACTCGACCTTGCTGAGGCAATTGCACCAGAGTGTGATATTGAAGTAGTAGGGATTCGACCAGGCGAAAAGCTGCACGAAGCAATGATTACAGAAGATGATGCTAGACGAACATTAGAATATGACAGCTATTATGTCATCCAACCTGAGTTTCCGTGGTGGAAAAAAGAATTTTCTAATGGCGGCACACCCCTTTCTGATGATTTCAGATATTCAAGTGAAACCAATACAGAATGGCTATCTGTAGAAGATTTAAGAAACCTGATCCAACAAAAAGAGTTAGTAACGACAAGCTAA
- a CDS encoding glycosyltransferase family protein produces MKVVAIIQARMGSTRLPGKILKEVLGKSLLEYQIERIRLSEYIDEIMIATTTNAHEQPIIDLCNRLSLPFYRGSEHDVLARYYQAAKEASADVVVRLTSDCPLLDPKVVDQVIEEFLNESNGYDYVSNTLTRTFPRGMDVEALSMFCLEYTHDHTGKDAHREHVTPYIYENPDLFKLGNVKLSSDYSNVRLTVDTPEDFELVEKIIEYSSQHFSGAYVDLRTILDILEKNSEWLEINRHIEQKKV; encoded by the coding sequence ATGAAAGTCGTTGCAATTATACAAGCAAGAATGGGATCGACACGGTTACCAGGCAAGATTTTGAAAGAAGTTTTAGGGAAATCCCTGCTCGAATATCAAATCGAGAGAATAAGATTATCGGAGTACATTGATGAAATAATGATTGCAACAACAACGAATGCTCATGAGCAGCCGATCATCGATTTGTGTAACCGTCTATCCCTTCCTTTTTACAGAGGGTCAGAACATGATGTGTTGGCACGGTACTATCAGGCAGCAAAAGAAGCCTCAGCAGATGTTGTTGTCCGTCTTACATCGGATTGTCCTTTATTGGATCCAAAAGTGGTCGACCAAGTGATCGAGGAATTCTTGAATGAGAGTAACGGCTATGATTATGTATCGAATACACTCACAAGAACATTCCCTAGAGGTATGGACGTAGAAGCACTATCCATGTTCTGTTTGGAATATACGCATGATCATACCGGAAAGGACGCTCATAGGGAGCATGTGACTCCATACATATATGAAAACCCTGATCTTTTTAAGTTAGGAAATGTCAAGCTATCCTCTGATTATAGTAACGTTAGACTAACAGTGGATACACCAGAAGACTTTGAACTAGTTGAAAAGATCATCGAATACTCATCTCAGCATTTTTCCGGCGCTTATGTAGACTTACGAACGATTTTAGATATTTTGGAAAAGAATTCTGAATGGTTGGAAATAAATCGTCATATCGAGCAAAAGAAGGTCTAG